Proteins found in one Carassius auratus strain Wakin chromosome 12, ASM336829v1, whole genome shotgun sequence genomic segment:
- the LOC113111428 gene encoding fibroin heavy chain-like isoform X31: MAARVYFSLTAVLLCLIGYLSITHANQRRTTVDGYCPATLTVVPSHRGCTSDEDCPGGHKCCRFDCGPVCVLPVFMKPGKCPIPEMIPLCAEGCFHDGQCPATQKCCPATGGFACSEPRGQGSGQASCQVRGQASGIGQGSVKGGGIGQGSSIGHGIGGVDQGSIKGGSIGQGSNIGRGIGQGSGIGQGSIKGGSIGQGSNIGRGIGQGSIKGGSIGQGSNIGRGIGQGSSIGHGIGGIGQGSGIVQGNSIGRGIGSGTGQGSSIGHGIGQGSSIGRGIGQGSGIGQGSGIGQGNSIGHGIGQGSSIGRGIGQGSGTGQGSSIGYGIGQGSNIGRGIGQGSGIGQGSIKGGSIGQGSNIGRGIGQGSSIGHGFGGIGQGSGTGQGSSIGHGIGQGSSIGRGIGQGSGIGQGSSIGHGIGGIGQGSGIGQGNSIGHGIGQGNSIGHGIGQGNSIGHGIGQGNSIGHGIGQGSSIGRGIGQGSGIGQGSIIGHGIGQGSSIGRGIGQGSGIGQGSIIGYGIGGVRQGSIKGGSIGQGSGIGQGSSIGHGIGGIGQGSGIGQGSSIGHGIGGVGQGRGIGQGPGIGYGVGQGSGVGQGVSQGSVVGQGSSQGTSIGQGVSQGSVVGQGSSQGTSIGQGVSQGSVVGQGRIQGTSIGQDVSQGSVVGQGTSIGQGVSQGSVVGQGSSQGTSIGQGVSQGSGLGQGSGIGQGVSQGSVVGQGTSIGKGVSQGSVVGQGRIQGTSIGQGVSQGSVVGQGSSQGTSIGQGVSQGSGRGQGSGISQGVSQGSVVGQGSSQGTVIGQGVGQGSGRGQGSGIGQGVSQGSVVGQGSSQGTSIGKGVSQGSVVGQGSSQGTSIGQGVGQGSVVGQGSSQGTSIGQGVSQGSVVGQGSSQGTSIGQGVSQGSVVGQGSSQGISIGQGVSQGSVVGQGTSIGQGVSQGSVVGQGSSQGTSIGQGVSQGSGLGQGSGIGQGVSQGSVVGQGSSQGTSIGQDVSQGSVVGQGTSIGKGVSQGSVVGQGRIQGTSIGQGVGQGSGVGQGVGQGTSIGQGVSQGSVVGQGSSQGTSIGQGVSQGSGLGQGSGIGQGVSQGSVVGQGSSQGTSIGQDVSQGSVVGQGTSIGKGVSQGSVVGQGRIQGTSIGQGVSQGSVVGQGSSQGTSIGQDVSQGSVVGQGTSIGKGVSQGSVVGQGRIQGTSIGQGVGQGSGVGQGVGQGSGVGQGVGQGSGVGQGSSQGISIGQGVGQGSGVGQGVGQGSGVGQGVGQGSGVGQGVGQGTSIGQGVSQGSVVGQGSSQGTSIGQDVSQGSVVGHGTSIGKGVSQGSVVGQGRIQGTSIGQGVGQGSGVGQGVGQGSGVGQGVGQGSGVGQGVGQGSGVGQGVGQGSGVGQGSSQGISIGQGVGQGGGVGQGVGQGGGVGQGVGQGGGRGQGSGIGQGVGQGGGRGQGSGIGQGVGQGSSQGPGIGHGVGQGSGVGQGVGQGSVVGQGSSQGTSIGQGVSQGSVVGQGSSQGTSIGQGVSQGSGRGQGSGISQGVSQGSVVGQGSSQGTSIGKGVSQGSVVGQGSSQGTSIGQGVSQGSVVGQGSSQGTSIGQGVGQGSVVGQGSVVGQGSGVGQGVGQGSGVGQGVGQGSGVGQGVGQGSGVGQGVGQGSGVGQGVGQGSGVGQGVGQGSGRAQGSGVAQGVGQDSVVGQDSVVDQGVGQDSVVGQDSVVDQGVGQDSLVGQGSSQGTGIGHCVGQGNSQGSSIGQES, from the exons ATGGCCGCTCGAGTGTATTTCTCATTGACtgctgttttattgtgtttgatCGGATACTTGAGCATAACTCATGCTAATCAAAGACGAACCACAG TGGATGGTTACTGTCCGGCGACGCTGACGGTCGTGCCATCCCATCGAGGATGTACCTCTGATGAAGACTGCCCTGGAGGACACAAATGCTGTCGATTTGACTGTGGTCCTGTTTGTGTGCTGCCTGTTTTCA TGAAGCCAGGGAAATGCCCCATACCGGAGATGATTCCACTGTGTGCTGAAGGTTGTTtccatgatggccagtgtcctgccacaCAGAAATGTTGCCCCGCCACTGGtggctttgcatgcagtgaaccacgtggtcagggaagcggtcaggcaAGTTGTCAAGTAAGGGGCCAGGCAAGTGGCATTGGCCAGGGCAGTGTCAAGGGAGGTGGCATTGGCCAGGGCAGCAGTATTGGTCATGGTATTGGTGGCGTTGACCAAGGCAGCATCAAGGGAGGCAGCATTGGCCAGGGAAGTAATATTGGTCGTGGcattggccagggaagtggaATTGGCCAGGGCAGCATCAAGGGAGGCAGCATTGGCCAGGGAAGTAATATTGGTCGTGGCATTGGCCAGGGCAGCATCAAGGGAGGCAGCATTGGCCAGGGAAGTAATATTGGTCGTGGCATTGGCCAGGGCAGCAGTATTGGTCACGGTATTGGCGGcattggccagggaagtggaATTGTCCAGGGCAACAGTATTGGTCGTGGCATTGGAAGTGGAACTGGCCAGGGCAGCAGTATTGGTCACGGCATTGGCCAGGGAAGTAGTATTGGTCGTGGcattggccagggaagcggaattGGCCAGGGAAGTGGAATTGGCCAGGGCAACAGTATTGGTCACGGCATTGGCCAGGGAAGTAGTATTGGTCGTGGcattggccagggaagtggaACTGGCCAGGGCAGCAGTATTGGTTACGGCATTGGACAGGGAAGTAATATTGGTCGTGGcattggccagggaagtggaATTGGCCAGGGCAGCATCAAGGGAGGCAGCATTGGCCAGGGAAGTAATATTGGTCGTGGCATTGGCCAGGGCAGCAGTATTGGTCACGGTTTTGGCGGcattggccagggaagtggaACTGGCCAGGGCAGCAGTATTGGTCACGGCATTGGCCAGGGAAGTAGTATTGGTCGTGGcattggccagggaagcggaattGGCCAGGGTAGTAGTATTGGTCACGGTATTGGCGGcattggccagggaagtggaATTGGCCAGGGCAACAGTATTGGTCACGGCATTGGCCAGGGCAACAGTATTGGTCACGGCATTGGCCAGGGCAACAGTATTGGTCACGGCATTGGCCAGGGCAACAGTATTGGTCACGGCATTGGCCAGGGAAGTAGTATTGGTCGTGGcattggccagggaagcggaattGGCCAGGGCAGCATTATTGGTCACGGCATTGGCCAGGGAAGTAGTATTGGTCGTGGcattggccagggaagcggaattGGCCAGGGCAGCATTATTGGTTACGGTATTGGCGGTGTTCGTCAGGGGAGCATCAAGGGAGGCAGCATTGGACAGGGAAGTGGAATTGGCCAGGGTAGTAGTATTGGTCACGGTATTGGCGGcattggccagggaagtggaATTGGCCAGGGTAGTAGTATTGGCCACGGTATTGGTGGCGTCGGCCAGGGCAGGGGAATTGGCCAGGGCCCCGGTATTGGTTATGGTGTGGGCCAGGGCAGTGGAGTTGGCCAAGGTGTGAGCCAGGGCAGCGTTGTTGGCCAGGGCAGCAGTCAGGGCACCAGTATTGGCCAAGGTGTGAGCCAGGGCAGCGTTGTTGGCCAGGGCAGCAGTCAGGGCACCAGTATTGGCCAAGGTGTGAGCCAGGGCAGCGTTGTTGGCCAGGGCAGGATTCAGGGCACCAGTATTGGCCAAGATGTGAGCCAGGGCAGCGTTGTTGGCCAGGGCACCAGTATTGGCCAAGGTGTGAGCCAGGGCAGCGTTGTTGGCCAGGGCAGCAGTCAGGGCACCAGTATTGGCCAAGGTGTGAGCCAGGGCAGCGGACTGGGCCAGGGCAGTGGAATTGGCCAAGGTGTTAGCCAGGGCAGCGTTGTTGGCCAGGGCACCAGTATTGGCAAAGGTGTGAGCCAGGGCAGCGTTGTTGGCCAGGGCAGGATTCAGGGCACCAGtattggccaag GTGTGAGCCAGGGCAGCGTTGTTGGCCAGGGCAGCAGTCAGGGCACCAGTATTGGCCAAGGTGTGAGCCAGGGCAGCGGACGGGGCCAGGGCAGTGGAATTAGCCAAGGTGTTAGCCAGGGCAGCGTTGTTGGCCAGGGCAGCAGTCAGGGCACGGTCattggccaaggtgtgggccagggTAGCGGACGGGGCCAGGGCAGTGGAATTGGCCAAGGTGTTAGCCAGGGCAGTGTTGTTGGCCAGGGCAGCAGTCAGGGCACCAGTATTGGCAAAGGTGTTAGCCAGGGCAGCGTTGTTGGCCAGGGCAGCAGTCAGGGCACCAGTATTGGCCAAG gtgtgggccagggcaGCGTTGTTGGCCAGGGCAGCAGTCAGGGCACCAGTATTGGCCAAGGTGTGAGCCAGGGCAGCGTTGTTGGCCAGGGCAGCAGTCAGGGCACCAGTATTGGCCAAG GTGTGAGCCAGGGCAGCGTTGTTGGCCAGGGCAGCAGTCAGGGCATCAGTATTGGCCAAGGTGTGAGCCAGGGCAGCGTTGTTGGCCAGGGCACCAGTATTGGCCAAGGTGTGAGCCAGGGCAGCGTTGTTGGCCAGGGCAGCAGTCAGGGCACCAGTATTGGCCAAGGTGTGAGCCAGGGCAGCGGACTGGGCCAGGGCAGTGGAATTGGCCAAGGTGTTAGCCAGGGCAGCGTTGTTGGCCAGGGCAGCAGTCAGGGCACCAGTATTGGCCAAGATGTGAGCCAGGGCAGCGTTGTTGGCCAGGGCACCAGTATTGGCAAAGGTGTGAGCCAGGGCAGCGTTGTTGGCCAGGGCAGGATTCAGGGCACCAGtattggccaaggtgtgggccagggcagcggagttggccaaggtgtgggccagggcaCCAGTATTGGCCAAGGTGTGAGCCAGGGCAGCGTTGTTGGCCAGGGCAGCAGTCAGGGCACCAGTATTGGCCAAGGTGTGAGCCAGGGCAGCGGACTGGGCCAGGGCAGTGGAATTGGCCAAGGTGTTAGCCAGGGCAGCGTTGTTGGCCAGGGCAGCAGTCAGGGCACCAGTATTGGCCAAGATGTGAGCCAGGGCAGCGTTGTTGGCCAGGGCACCAGTATTGGCAAAGGTGTGAGCCAGGGCAGCGTTGTTGGCCAGGGCAGGATTCAGGGCACCAGTATTGGCCAAGGTGTGAGCCAGGGCAGCGTTGTTGGCCAGGGCAGCAGTCAGGGCACCAGTATTGGCCAAGATGTGAGCCAGGGCAGCGTTGTTGGCCAGGGCACCAGTATTGGCAAAGGTGTGAGCCAGGGCAGCGTTGTTGGCCAGGGCAGGATTCAGGGCACCAGtattggccaaggtgtgggccagggcagcggagttggccaaggtgtgggccagggcagcggagttggccaaggtgtgggccagggcaGCGGAGTTGGCCAGGGCAGCAGTCAGGGCATCAGtattggccaaggtgtgggccagggcagcggagttggccaaggtgtgggccagggcagcggagttggccaaggtgtgggccagggcagcggagttggccaaggtgtgggccagggcaCCAGTATTGGCCAAGGTGTGAGCCAGGGCAGCGTTGTTGGCCAGGGCAGCAGTCAGGGCACCAGTATTGGCCAAGATGTGAGCCAGGGCAGCGTTGTTGGCCATGGCACCAGTATTGGCAAAGGTGTGAGCCAGGGCAGCGTTGTTGGCCAGGGCAGGATTCAGGGCACCAGtattggccaaggtgtgggccagggcagcggagttggccaaggtgtgggccagggcagcggagttggccaaggtgtgggccagggcagcggagttggccaaggtgtgggccagggcagcggagttggccaaggtgtgggccagggcaGCGGAGTTGGCCAGGGCAGCAGTCAGGGCATCAGtattggccaaggtgtgggccagggcggcggagttggccaaggtgtgggccagggcggcggagttggccaag GTGTGGGTCAGGGCGGCGGacggggccagggaagcggaattGGCCAAGGTGTGGGTCAGGGCGGCGGacggggccagggaagcggaattGGCCAAGGTGTGGGTCAGGGAAGCAGCCAGGGCCCCGGTATTGGTCATGGTGTGGGCCAGGGCAGTGgagttggccaaggtgtgggccagggcaGCGTTGTTGGCCAGGGCAGCAGTCAGGGCACCAGTATTGGCCAAGGTGTGAGCCAGGGCAGCGTTGTTGGCCAGGGCAGCAGTCAGGGCACCAGTATTGGCCAAGGTGTGAGCCAGGGCAGCGGACGGGGCCAGGGCAGTGGAATTAGCCAAGGTGTTAGCCAGGGCAGCGTTGTTGGCCAGGGCAGCAGTCAGGGCACCAGTATTGGCAAAGGTGTTAGCCAGGGCAGCGTTGTTGGCCAGGGCAGCAGTCAGGGCACCAGTATTGGCCAAGGTGTTAGCCAGGGCAGCGTTGTTGGCCAGGGCAGCAGTCAGGGCACCAGtattggccaaggtgtgggccagggcaGCGTTGTGGGCCAGGGCAGCGTTGTGGGCCAGGGCAGCGGAGTTGGCCAAGGCGTGGGCCAGGGCAGCGGAGTTGGCCAAGGCGTGGGCCAGGGCAGCGGAGTTGGCCAAGGCGTGGGCCAGGGCAGCGGAGTTGGCCAAGGCGTGGGCCAGGGCAGCGGAGTTGGCCAAGGCGTGGGCCAGGGCAGCGGAGTTGGCCAAG gtgtgggccagggcaGTGGACGGGCCCAGGGCAGTGGTGTTGCTCAAGGTGTGGGCCAGGATAGCGTTGTGGGCCAGGATAGCGTAGTGGATCAAGGTGTGGGTCAAGATAGCGTAGTGGGCCAGGATAGCGTAGTGGATCAAGGTGTGGGCCAGGATAGCCTAGTGGGCCAAGGTAGCAGCCAGGGCACCGGAATTGGTCATTGTGTTGGCCAGGGAAACAGCCAGGGCAGCAGTATAGGCCAGGAAAGTTAA
- the LOC113111428 gene encoding fibroin heavy chain-like isoform X38 has protein sequence MAARVYFSLTAVLLCLIGYLSITHANQRRTTVDGYCPATLTVVPSHRGCTSDEDCPGGHKCCRFDCGPVCVLPVFMKPGKCPIPEMIPLCAEGCFHDGQCPATQKCCPATGGFACSEPRGQGSGQASCQVRGQASGIGQGSVKGGGIGQGSSIGHGIGGVDQGSIKGGSIGQGSNIGRGIGQGSGIGQGSIKGGSIGQGSNIGRGIGQGSIKGGSIGQGSNIGRGIGQGSSIGHGIGGIGQGSGIVQGNSIGRGIGSGTGQGSSIGHGIGQGSSIGRGIGQGSGIGQGSGIGQGNSIGHGIGQGSSIGRGIGQGSGTGQGSSIGYGIGQGSNIGRGIGQGSGIGQGSIKGGSIGQGSNIGRGIGQGSSIGHGFGGIGQGSGTGQGSSIGHGIGQGSSIGRGIGQGSGIGQGSSIGHGIGGIGQGSGIGQGNSIGHGIGQGNSIGHGIGQGNSIGHGIGQGNSIGHGIGQGSSIGRGIGQGSGIGQGSIIGHGIGQGSSIGRGIGQGSGIGQGSIIGYGIGGVRQGSIKGGSIGQGSGIGQGSSIGHGIGGIGQGSGIGQGSSIGHGIGGVGQGRGIGQGPGIGYGVGQGSGVGQGVSQGSVVGQGSSQGTSIGQGVSQGSVVGQGSSQGTSIGQGVSQGSVVGQGRIQGTSIGQDVSQGSVVGQGTSIGQGVSQGSVVGQGSSQGTSIGQGVSQGSGLGQGSGIGQGVSQGSVVGQGTSIGKGVSQGSVVGQGRIQGTSIGQGVSQGSVVGQGSSQGTSIGQGVSQGSGRGQGSGISQGVSQGSVVGQGSSQGTVIGQGVGQGSGRGQGSGIGQGVSQGSVVGQGSSQGTSIGKGVSQGSVVGQGSSQGTSIGQGVSQGSVVGQGSVVGQGSVVGQGSGVGQGVGQGSGVGQGVGQGSGVGQGVGQGSGVGQGVGQGSGVGQGVGQGSGVGQGVGQGSGVGQGSSQGISIGQGVGQGSGVGQGVGQGSGVGQGVGQGSGVGQGVGQGTSIGQGVSQGSVVGQGSSQGTSIGQDVSQGSVVGHGTSIGKGVSQGSVVGQGRIQGTSIGQGVGQGSGVGQGVGQGSGVGQGVGQGSGVGQGVGQGSGVGQGVGQGSGVGQGSSQGISIGQGVGQGGGVGQGVGQGGGVGQGVGQGGGRGQGSGIGQGVGQGGGRGQGSGIGQGVGQGSSQGPGIGHGVGQGSGVGQGVGQGSVVGQGSSQGTSIGQGVSQGSVVGQGSSQGTSIGQGVSQGSGRGQGSGISQGVSQGSVVGQGSSQGTSIGKGVSQGSVVGQGSSQGTSIGQGVSQGSVVGQGSSQGTSIGQGVGQGSVVGQGSVVGQGSGVGQGVGQGSGVGQGVGQGSGVGQGVGQGSGVGQGVGQGSGVGQGVGQGSGVGQGSGVGQGVGQGSGRGQGVGQGSGRGQGVGQGSGRGQGSGIGQGVGQGSSQGSGIGQGVSQGSVVGQGSVVGQGSSQGTGIGQGSGLGQGSGIGQGVDQGSGIGQGSNQGSGIGHGMGQGSGQGQGVGQGSGRAQGSGVAQGVGQDSVVGQDSVVDQGVGQDSVVGQDSVVDQGVGQDSLVGQGSSQGTGIGHCVGQGNSQGSSIGQES, from the exons ATGGCCGCTCGAGTGTATTTCTCATTGACtgctgttttattgtgtttgatCGGATACTTGAGCATAACTCATGCTAATCAAAGACGAACCACAG TGGATGGTTACTGTCCGGCGACGCTGACGGTCGTGCCATCCCATCGAGGATGTACCTCTGATGAAGACTGCCCTGGAGGACACAAATGCTGTCGATTTGACTGTGGTCCTGTTTGTGTGCTGCCTGTTTTCA TGAAGCCAGGGAAATGCCCCATACCGGAGATGATTCCACTGTGTGCTGAAGGTTGTTtccatgatggccagtgtcctgccacaCAGAAATGTTGCCCCGCCACTGGtggctttgcatgcagtgaaccacgtggtcagggaagcggtcaggcaAGTTGTCAAGTAAGGGGCCAGGCAAGTGGCATTGGCCAGGGCAGTGTCAAGGGAGGTGGCATTGGCCAGGGCAGCAGTATTGGTCATGGTATTGGTGGCGTTGACCAAGGCAGCATCAAGGGAGGCAGCATTGGCCAGGGAAGTAATATTGGTCGTGGcattggccagggaagtggaATTGGCCAGGGCAGCATCAAGGGAGGCAGCATTGGCCAGGGAAGTAATATTGGTCGTGGCATTGGCCAGGGCAGCATCAAGGGAGGCAGCATTGGCCAGGGAAGTAATATTGGTCGTGGCATTGGCCAGGGCAGCAGTATTGGTCACGGTATTGGCGGcattggccagggaagtggaATTGTCCAGGGCAACAGTATTGGTCGTGGCATTGGAAGTGGAACTGGCCAGGGCAGCAGTATTGGTCACGGCATTGGCCAGGGAAGTAGTATTGGTCGTGGcattggccagggaagcggaattGGCCAGGGAAGTGGAATTGGCCAGGGCAACAGTATTGGTCACGGCATTGGCCAGGGAAGTAGTATTGGTCGTGGcattggccagggaagtggaACTGGCCAGGGCAGCAGTATTGGTTACGGCATTGGACAGGGAAGTAATATTGGTCGTGGcattggccagggaagtggaATTGGCCAGGGCAGCATCAAGGGAGGCAGCATTGGCCAGGGAAGTAATATTGGTCGTGGCATTGGCCAGGGCAGCAGTATTGGTCACGGTTTTGGCGGcattggccagggaagtggaACTGGCCAGGGCAGCAGTATTGGTCACGGCATTGGCCAGGGAAGTAGTATTGGTCGTGGcattggccagggaagcggaattGGCCAGGGTAGTAGTATTGGTCACGGTATTGGCGGcattggccagggaagtggaATTGGCCAGGGCAACAGTATTGGTCACGGCATTGGCCAGGGCAACAGTATTGGTCACGGCATTGGCCAGGGCAACAGTATTGGTCACGGCATTGGCCAGGGCAACAGTATTGGTCACGGCATTGGCCAGGGAAGTAGTATTGGTCGTGGcattggccagggaagcggaattGGCCAGGGCAGCATTATTGGTCACGGCATTGGCCAGGGAAGTAGTATTGGTCGTGGcattggccagggaagcggaattGGCCAGGGCAGCATTATTGGTTACGGTATTGGCGGTGTTCGTCAGGGGAGCATCAAGGGAGGCAGCATTGGACAGGGAAGTGGAATTGGCCAGGGTAGTAGTATTGGTCACGGTATTGGCGGcattggccagggaagtggaATTGGCCAGGGTAGTAGTATTGGCCACGGTATTGGTGGCGTCGGCCAGGGCAGGGGAATTGGCCAGGGCCCCGGTATTGGTTATGGTGTGGGCCAGGGCAGTGGAGTTGGCCAAGGTGTGAGCCAGGGCAGCGTTGTTGGCCAGGGCAGCAGTCAGGGCACCAGTATTGGCCAAGGTGTGAGCCAGGGCAGCGTTGTTGGCCAGGGCAGCAGTCAGGGCACCAGTATTGGCCAAGGTGTGAGCCAGGGCAGCGTTGTTGGCCAGGGCAGGATTCAGGGCACCAGTATTGGCCAAGATGTGAGCCAGGGCAGCGTTGTTGGCCAGGGCACCAGTATTGGCCAAGGTGTGAGCCAGGGCAGCGTTGTTGGCCAGGGCAGCAGTCAGGGCACCAGTATTGGCCAAGGTGTGAGCCAGGGCAGCGGACTGGGCCAGGGCAGTGGAATTGGCCAAGGTGTTAGCCAGGGCAGCGTTGTTGGCCAGGGCACCAGTATTGGCAAAGGTGTGAGCCAGGGCAGCGTTGTTGGCCAGGGCAGGATTCAGGGCACCAGtattggccaag GTGTGAGCCAGGGCAGCGTTGTTGGCCAGGGCAGCAGTCAGGGCACCAGTATTGGCCAAGGTGTGAGCCAGGGCAGCGGACGGGGCCAGGGCAGTGGAATTAGCCAAGGTGTTAGCCAGGGCAGCGTTGTTGGCCAGGGCAGCAGTCAGGGCACGGTCattggccaaggtgtgggccagggTAGCGGACGGGGCCAGGGCAGTGGAATTGGCCAAGGTGTTAGCCAGGGCAGTGTTGTTGGCCAGGGCAGCAGTCAGGGCACCAGTATTGGCAAAGGTGTTAGCCAGGGCAGCGTTGTTGGCCAGGGCAGCAGTCAGGGCACCAGTATTGGCCAAGGTGTGAGCCAGGGCAGCGTTGTGGGCCAGGGCAGCGTTGTGGGCCAGGGCAGCGTTGTGGGCCAGGGCAGCGGAGTTGGCCAAGGCGTGGGCCAGGGCAGCGGAGTTGGCCAAGGCGTGGGCCAGGGCAGCGGAGTTGGCCAAGGCGTGGGCCAGGGCAGCGGAGTTGGCCAAG gtgtgggccagggcagcggagttggccaaggtgtgggccagggcagcggagttggccaaggtgtgggccagggcaGCGGAGTTGGCCAGGGCAGCAGTCAGGGCATCAGtattggccaaggtgtgggccagggcagcggagttggccaaggtgtgggccagggcagcggagttggccaaggtgtgggccagggcagcggagttggccaaggtgtgggccagggcaCCAGTATTGGCCAAGGTGTGAGCCAGGGCAGCGTTGTTGGCCAGGGCAGCAGTCAGGGCACCAGTATTGGCCAAGATGTGAGCCAGGGCAGCGTTGTTGGCCATGGCACCAGTATTGGCAAAGGTGTGAGCCAGGGCAGCGTTGTTGGCCAGGGCAGGATTCAGGGCACCAGtattggccaaggtgtgggccagggcagcggagttggccaaggtgtgggccagggcagcggagttggccaaggtgtgggccagggcagcggagttggccaaggtgtgggccagggcagcggagttggccaaggtgtgggccagggcaGCGGAGTTGGCCAGGGCAGCAGTCAGGGCATCAGtattggccaaggtgtgggccagggcggcggagttggccaaggtgtgggccagggcggcggagttggccaag GTGTGGGTCAGGGCGGCGGacggggccagggaagcggaattGGCCAAGGTGTGGGTCAGGGCGGCGGacggggccagggaagcggaattGGCCAAGGTGTGGGTCAGGGAAGCAGCCAGGGCCCCGGTATTGGTCATGGTGTGGGCCAGGGCAGTGgagttggccaaggtgtgggccagggcaGCGTTGTTGGCCAGGGCAGCAGTCAGGGCACCAGTATTGGCCAAGGTGTGAGCCAGGGCAGCGTTGTTGGCCAGGGCAGCAGTCAGGGCACCAGTATTGGCCAAGGTGTGAGCCAGGGCAGCGGACGGGGCCAGGGCAGTGGAATTAGCCAAGGTGTTAGCCAGGGCAGCGTTGTTGGCCAGGGCAGCAGTCAGGGCACCAGTATTGGCAAAGGTGTTAGCCAGGGCAGCGTTGTTGGCCAGGGCAGCAGTCAGGGCACCAGTATTGGCCAAGGTGTTAGCCAGGGCAGCGTTGTTGGCCAGGGCAGCAGTCAGGGCACCAGtattggccaaggtgtgggccagggcaGCGTTGTGGGCCAGGGCAGCGTTGTGGGCCAGGGCAGCGGAGTTGGCCAAGGCGTGGGCCAGGGCAGCGGAGTTGGCCAAGGCGTGGGCCAGGGCAGCGGAGTTGGCCAAGGCGTGGGCCAGGGCAGCGGAGTTGGCCAAGGCGTGGGCCAGGGCAGCGGAGTTGGCCAAGGCGTGGGCCAGGGCAGCGGAGTTGGCCAAGGCAGCGgagttggccaaggtgtgggTCAGGGCAGCGGACGGGGCCAGGGTGTGGGTCAGGGCAGCGGACGGGGCCAGGGTGTGGGTCAGGGCAGCGGACGaggccagggaagcggaattGGCCAAGGTGTGGGTCAGGGAAGCAGCCAGGGCAGCGGTATTGGCCAAGGTGTGAGTCAGGGCAGCGTTGTTGGTCAGGGCAGCGTTGTGGGCCAGGGAAGCAGCCAGGGTACTGGTATCGGCCAGGGTAGTGGACTAGGTCAGGGCAGTGGAATTGGCCAAGGTGTGGACCAGGGCAGTGGAATTGGCCAGGGAAGCAACCAGGGCTCCGGTATTGGTCATGGTATGGGCCAGGGAAGTGGACAGggccaaggtgtgggccagggcaGTGGACGGGCCCAGGGCAGTGGTGTTGCTCAAGGTGTGGGCCAGGATAGCGTTGTGGGCCAGGATAGCGTAGTGGATCAAGGTGTGGGTCAAGATAGCGTAGTGGGCCAGGATAGCGTAGTGGATCAAGGTGTGGGCCAGGATAGCCTAGTGGGCCAAGGTAGCAGCCAGGGCACCGGAATTGGTCATTGTGTTGGCCAGGGAAACAGCCAGGGCAGCAGTATAGGCCAGGAAAGTTAA